In Flavobacterium cerinum, one genomic interval encodes:
- a CDS encoding HNH endonuclease codes for MTYYWVNQGKTYNEENKGGYLWAPLKNSLNHSVFHWETMNDLKTNDIVFNYCKGYLVGYCIVTSLPYKIEIPPEFKRNNDWNIDGRMVNAEYHKFEKSIPLKELYENIKTLLPRKHSPITNNPIKANQGYLYKISNDCGVKILETTNTTMSLGIIAPTEATELPPNDIPDTTSRKGLVTSRVGQGAYRRKVLQRWQNKCAVTGCSITEILIASHIKPWRESNDQERLDVNNAILLSPKYDALFDRHLISFEDTGEIIISKRITPDSLGDLKLSGKERINNLTEANKTYLAHHRKKIE; via the coding sequence ATGACATATTACTGGGTAAATCAAGGTAAAACGTATAACGAAGAAAATAAAGGTGGTTATTTATGGGCGCCTTTAAAAAACTCATTAAATCACAGTGTTTTTCATTGGGAAACAATGAACGATTTAAAAACAAATGATATTGTTTTTAACTATTGTAAAGGTTATTTAGTTGGCTACTGTATAGTAACGTCTTTACCTTATAAAATTGAAATACCACCCGAATTTAAACGCAACAATGATTGGAACATTGACGGTAGAATGGTTAATGCAGAATATCACAAATTCGAAAAAAGCATCCCACTTAAAGAGCTCTACGAAAACATTAAAACTCTTTTACCACGAAAACATTCCCCAATAACAAACAATCCAATAAAAGCAAATCAAGGCTATTTATATAAAATTAGTAACGATTGTGGTGTTAAAATTCTAGAGACAACTAACACAACCATGTCCCTAGGTATAATAGCTCCAACTGAAGCTACCGAGTTACCACCAAATGACATCCCAGACACCACGTCCAGAAAAGGATTGGTCACTTCTAGAGTCGGACAAGGAGCCTACAGAAGAAAGGTATTACAAAGATGGCAAAACAAATGTGCTGTCACAGGTTGTAGCATTACCGAAATTTTAATTGCATCACACATAAAGCCATGGCGTGAATCTAATGATCAAGAAAGATTAGATGTTAATAATGCCATTTTATTATCTCCTAAATACGACGCCCTATTTGACCGTCATTTAATCTCTTTCGAAGACACAGGCGAGATAATTATTTCCAAAAGAATAACTCCTGACAGTTTAGGCGATTTAAAATTATCCGGAAAAGAACGTATTAATAATCTAACAGAAGCTAATAAAACATATTTAGCACATCATAGAAAAAAAATAGAATGA
- a CDS encoding (deoxy)nucleoside triphosphate pyrophosphohydrolase — translation MKIINVVCGISINDNGIFLARLNTTKRNAGLWEFPGGKTHELETHQEALVREFFEELNIDIQVNEYFMKSEIIIDKKQIVLHSYFVDFKTEPKSSIDHDLLGRFNKAELSNLKLSKADISFVDQIIKNKLIN, via the coding sequence ATGAAAATTATAAATGTGGTTTGCGGTATTTCAATAAATGATAACGGCATCTTTTTAGCCCGGCTAAATACAACAAAACGAAATGCTGGTCTATGGGAGTTTCCAGGCGGTAAGACTCATGAATTGGAAACGCATCAGGAAGCTTTAGTTAGAGAATTTTTTGAAGAACTTAATATTGACATTCAGGTTAACGAGTACTTCATGAAGTCAGAAATCATTATTGATAAGAAACAAATAGTACTTCATTCTTATTTCGTTGATTTTAAAACGGAACCAAAATCTTCAATAGATCATGATTTATTAGGTCGCTTTAATAAAGCAGAACTTTCCAATTTAAAGCTATCAAAAGCCGATATTTCATTTGTTGATCAAATTATTAAAAACAAGCTTATCAATTAA
- a CDS encoding WG repeat-containing protein produces the protein MRVFYLLFLVTVTNVFSQSLKKNELLLPYREGNLWGFCDTLGQVKVKPFITGMGEFAITTPNFKGRYVIRKNGKISIIDQNKKVLFSGAYLDSVQMSNYSNVIFIYKNNKEGILRDNKSLIPAEYDRVTPVVNESFEVEKGGKLGLINSKGKLIIPIQYEIIRRSKVENKDSNKFDWVAISRDDSDRKETIYTDDTFLDTDEPIAGPKITLVAMEESIEERDRKQNRYKEIEKKYGEIVAFSEDNVVIKNGAEYFVYAIDKDKIILKNDGVIKKFRPHNGSSTFLVEKKGKFGLVDETGKIILDYKYDKIEHELGAVCFLEKENRKGIFILNSIYKEVELKYTKIKILEPIQINDHWQFGLFEVTTIKGKKGLLGENGVEYFKN, from the coding sequence ATGCGTGTTTTTTACCTACTTTTTTTAGTTACCGTTACCAATGTTTTTTCTCAGAGTTTAAAAAAGAATGAGCTGTTATTGCCTTATCGAGAAGGAAATCTTTGGGGTTTTTGTGATACTTTGGGTCAGGTTAAGGTAAAACCATTTATAACCGGAATGGGTGAATTTGCGATAACCACACCGAATTTTAAAGGGAGATATGTGATCAGAAAAAACGGTAAGATTTCAATTATTGACCAAAATAAAAAGGTATTATTCTCTGGAGCCTATTTGGATTCTGTGCAAATGTCTAATTATTCCAATGTGATTTTTATTTATAAAAACAATAAAGAAGGCATATTAAGAGATAATAAGAGTTTGATACCTGCTGAATATGATAGAGTAACTCCGGTTGTCAATGAAAGTTTTGAAGTTGAAAAAGGAGGTAAGCTTGGGTTGATCAATTCAAAAGGAAAGTTAATTATACCAATCCAATATGAAATTATAAGAAGGTCGAAGGTCGAAAATAAAGATTCAAACAAATTTGATTGGGTGGCTATTTCCAGAGATGATAGTGATAGAAAAGAAACGATTTATACGGATGATACGTTTTTAGATACGGATGAACCGATAGCAGGACCGAAAATTACGCTTGTCGCTATGGAGGAAAGTATTGAAGAACGCGATAGGAAGCAAAATCGATATAAGGAAATTGAAAAAAAGTACGGTGAAATAGTTGCTTTTTCAGAAGATAATGTTGTTATCAAAAATGGTGCGGAATACTTTGTTTATGCTATTGATAAAGATAAAATCATTCTAAAAAATGATGGAGTTATAAAAAAATTCCGACCTCATAACGGGAGTAGTACTTTTCTGGTAGAAAAAAAAGGGAAATTTGGATTGGTAGATGAAACGGGAAAAATCATATTGGATTATAAATATGATAAAATTGAACACGAGTTGGGAGCTGTTTGTTTTCTTGAAAAAGAGAATAGAAAAGGAATATTTATCTTAAATTCAATCTATAAAGAGGTTGAGCTGAAGTATACGAAAATAAAAATTTTAGAGCCAATTCAGATTAATGATCATTGGCAGTTCGGTTTGTTTGAAGTGACAACCATAAAAGGAAAAAAAGGATTGTTGGGAGAAAATGGAGTGGAGTATTTTAAGAATTAA
- a CDS encoding S24 family peptidase: MKNNTSFFERLMQVCEIKRIKNVGELARKLGYSSPEKLYRLERDNSNKPSYQIILDLSNLFDDVDLNWLMTGRGDMLKTDADTNVFKLKSDRLIKNQAVPLYNIEASAGIVTLFSDSSETIPVDYIQIPNLPKCDGAIYVTGDSMYPLLKSGDIIMYKQVHNILENIFFGEMYLISFNVEGDEMVTVKYVQKSDKGDEFIKLVSQNKHHNDKDVPIANVSAMALVKASIRINSMS, from the coding sequence TTGAAAAATAACACTAGTTTTTTTGAAAGACTTATGCAAGTGTGTGAAATAAAGCGTATTAAGAATGTTGGGGAATTAGCGAGAAAACTAGGGTATTCCTCTCCTGAAAAGCTTTATAGATTAGAAAGGGACAATTCTAACAAACCTTCATATCAAATAATATTGGATTTGTCAAACTTGTTTGATGATGTTGATTTGAACTGGTTGATGACAGGTAGAGGCGACATGTTAAAGACTGATGCTGATACTAATGTTTTTAAATTAAAATCAGATCGATTAATTAAAAATCAAGCGGTTCCCCTTTACAATATTGAAGCATCCGCTGGAATAGTTACGTTGTTTAGCGATTCGTCTGAAACAATACCTGTAGATTATATTCAGATTCCTAACTTGCCTAAATGTGATGGAGCGATTTATGTTACGGGCGATTCCATGTATCCTTTACTGAAAAGCGGTGACATAATAATGTATAAACAAGTTCACAATATTTTAGAAAACATTTTTTTTGGAGAAATGTATCTTATTAGTTTTAACGTTGAAGGGGATGAAATGGTTACGGTTAAATATGTTCAAAAAAGTGATAAAGGCGATGAATTTATCAAGCTTGTTAGTCAAAACAAACATCATAACGACAAAGATGTTCCGATTGCCAATGTTAGTGCTATGGCTTTAGTCAAGGCTAGTATTAGAATCAACTCTATGAGTTAG
- a CDS encoding DNA adenine methylase → MILTRPGNKRKIVKKIAPFFPDHKLRIEPFFGAGGSFFSLPKPKYSILNDLDGDVVNLYLTVLNKKEQLIEELIKVPVCDGLMKYWYRHQETDEVMKAVRFLFLSNFTYMGKGYTVRYGIDNSKRNILKNIDSVFFSLQDCKIMNVDFREVLKKISFSSTVTRKSDSFIYMDPCYLETENFYKVPKWTKQDTLDCLDIMVDSGINCAMSEFDHEFVLTEAKKRDLNIIEIGERQNINNRKTEVLITNYYTSLNVNNEQLKINY, encoded by the coding sequence ATGATCCTGACAAGACCTGGTAATAAGCGTAAAATAGTGAAAAAGATTGCTCCTTTTTTTCCTGATCACAAACTACGTATTGAACCGTTTTTCGGTGCGGGAGGTTCTTTTTTTTCACTGCCGAAACCAAAATATTCAATACTTAATGATTTGGACGGTGATGTTGTTAATCTGTATTTGACTGTTTTAAATAAAAAAGAGCAATTGATTGAGGAATTAATAAAGGTACCGGTTTGCGATGGTTTAATGAAGTATTGGTACAGACACCAAGAAACTGATGAAGTTATGAAAGCCGTGCGATTTTTGTTTTTATCCAACTTCACTTATATGGGAAAAGGTTATACGGTTAGATATGGGATAGACAACTCAAAAAGAAACATTTTAAAAAACATTGATTCGGTTTTTTTTTCTCTTCAGGACTGTAAAATAATGAATGTAGACTTCCGAGAAGTATTAAAAAAAATATCATTCAGTAGTACGGTTACGCGAAAATCAGATTCGTTTATCTATATGGACCCTTGCTACCTGGAAACAGAGAATTTTTATAAGGTTCCAAAATGGACAAAACAAGACACACTCGATTGTCTTGATATAATGGTTGATTCCGGAATTAATTGCGCTATGAGTGAATTTGATCATGAATTTGTACTCACAGAAGCAAAAAAAAGAGATTTAAATATCATTGAAATCGGAGAACGTCAGAATATTAATAATCGAAAAACAGAGGTATTGATCACAAATTATTATACATCCTTAAACGTCAATAATGAGCAATTGAAAATAAACTACTAA
- a CDS encoding bZIP transcription factor — translation MLDIIHNLETDQYYAVKVVNTDTNAELGNNLTGQKLISDFESVEGFFKYLISKGINRITVHPKRKNGSTYVFKGEPIVFSISDDNQHYQRELEKIAKALQHAPEPLQQNTAISYPQPAPPVLNGPFGLGFPEYVGLHVAANDKTRLETENEFLKKENERLKGENQELKEERLKKEYDTAKASGNKELLLGLGEILGPVIGKFIGGGAAAPTGLNAPEYNQQQAVLNQSPELAYLASQSPDFLRFITGVCNLINTSPGFYDQLNSLITTHTQNNADNDTNTGN, via the coding sequence ATGTTAGATATAATTCACAACCTCGAAACTGACCAATATTACGCCGTAAAGGTAGTTAATACAGATACTAATGCAGAGTTGGGAAATAATCTGACTGGCCAAAAATTGATTTCAGACTTTGAAAGCGTTGAAGGCTTTTTTAAGTATTTGATTTCAAAAGGAATTAACCGAATCACAGTACATCCCAAACGTAAAAACGGATCAACATACGTTTTTAAAGGTGAACCAATTGTTTTTAGTATCAGTGATGATAATCAACATTATCAAAGAGAGTTGGAAAAAATTGCAAAGGCTTTGCAACACGCGCCGGAACCTTTGCAACAAAACACCGCTATTTCATACCCTCAACCAGCACCACCGGTTTTAAACGGTCCTTTTGGACTTGGTTTTCCGGAATATGTCGGGCTACATGTGGCGGCTAATGATAAAACACGTCTTGAAACCGAAAACGAATTCTTAAAAAAGGAAAACGAAAGGTTAAAGGGAGAGAATCAGGAGTTAAAAGAAGAACGTCTCAAAAAAGAGTACGACACCGCTAAAGCTAGCGGTAATAAGGAACTCCTTTTGGGACTTGGCGAAATTTTGGGTCCCGTGATCGGTAAGTTTATCGGTGGCGGTGCTGCGGCTCCTACTGGTTTAAACGCTCCGGAATACAATCAGCAACAGGCTGTTCTTAATCAATCACCGGAGTTAGCTTATTTAGCTAGTCAATCGCCGGATTTTTTACGCTTTATTACCGGTGTGTGTAATTTAATCAATACATCACCTGGTTTCTACGATCAGTTAAACAGTTTAATAACTACACATACACAAAACAATGCAGATAACGATACAAACACAGGCAACTAA
- a CDS encoding peptidoglycan-binding domain-containing protein, protein MSKGIYIFLGTCAVLGLGYYMYSKSKTPSTENDTLPPVVQLDYNKVLKSGVRGEEVKELQRRLGGLAVDGIFGPLTLSRLKTVKGVTQITLSQL, encoded by the coding sequence ATGAGTAAAGGAATATACATTTTTCTCGGTACATGTGCTGTGCTTGGCTTGGGGTATTATATGTACTCGAAGAGCAAAACGCCATCAACTGAAAACGATACGCTTCCGCCAGTGGTACAATTGGATTATAATAAAGTTTTAAAATCCGGTGTTCGCGGCGAAGAAGTGAAGGAGTTACAAAGACGATTGGGAGGTTTGGCAGTCGATGGAATATTCGGACCCTTAACCCTTTCTCGTCTAAAGACTGTAAAAGGAGTAACACAAATAACGCTAAGTCAATTATAA
- a CDS encoding carboxypeptidase-like regulatory domain-containing protein has product MIISGIVFLKDDGKSVYGGTVTVKETGQTATTNIDGTFSINVPDFNSVLSFDFYGLTLPVEKTAAEVTGQTTWLQLDPSDPGAQIKIRPDYKPVYWMIGIAAVTGIAALVLLATGNNSEPQKKEVKPKEVEV; this is encoded by the coding sequence ATGATCATATCAGGAATAGTTTTTTTAAAAGACGATGGTAAGAGCGTGTATGGTGGTACGGTTACTGTAAAAGAAACAGGACAAACCGCTACTACTAATATAGACGGGACTTTTTCGATAAACGTTCCTGATTTTAACAGTGTTCTTTCGTTCGATTTTTACGGTCTGACATTGCCGGTTGAAAAAACAGCAGCTGAAGTCACCGGACAAACAACCTGGCTACAGCTTGACCCCAGTGACCCGGGGGCACAGATTAAGATCAGGCCGGATTATAAACCTGTTTACTGGATGATTGGTATTGCGGCCGTAACCGGTATTGCCGCGTTGGTTTTGTTAGCCACCGGCAATAATTCTGAACCGCAAAAAAAAGAAGTTAAACCAAAAGAAGTTGAAGTATAA
- a CDS encoding M23 family metallopeptidase yields MDVQKKNNYIAPVLWGITITGLAILLTMTKKAFAAIVPNQKIRGCDAHGCGSFGASRGGRTHNGVDVVVTPGQNIVSPISGTITRFPYPYKGDFNYKGIEIKNSEYTVMIFYMNTTVLANTKVTAGQTIGKAQNIAAKYGNGMTPHVHIEVRDSKGNLINPTNMFV; encoded by the coding sequence ATGGACGTTCAGAAAAAAAACAACTACATAGCCCCGGTATTATGGGGAATTACAATAACTGGTTTAGCAATACTATTAACTATGACAAAAAAAGCATTCGCGGCCATCGTGCCAAATCAAAAAATAAGAGGTTGTGACGCTCATGGTTGTGGTTCTTTCGGGGCATCCCGCGGAGGTCGCACGCATAACGGAGTTGATGTGGTGGTTACGCCTGGGCAAAATATTGTATCTCCGATTTCTGGTACCATAACTCGCTTTCCTTATCCCTACAAAGGAGATTTTAATTACAAAGGTATTGAGATTAAAAACAGCGAATATACTGTTATGATATTCTATATGAACACTACAGTTTTAGCTAATACTAAAGTTACCGCCGGACAAACGATCGGAAAAGCGCAAAACATTGCTGCTAAATATGGCAATGGAATGACACCTCATGTTCATATTGAGGTACGTGATTCAAAAGGGAACTTAATTAATCCTACTAATATGTTTGTATAA